In Lacrimispora indolis DSM 755, a genomic segment contains:
- a CDS encoding nucleoside phosphorylase: MSLNKDEKTIGKRQYHIHLSPGDIGEYVLLPGDPARSDRVAKHLENAELIANNREHRTFTGYYKGVKISVTSTGMGCPSAAIAAEELINIGAKCLIRIGSSAALQEGIKIGDLMISTASMKNEGTSRFYVPDCFPAVPDFDLTRVLIDTAKDLKEEISGSIYYGINASDDAFYGETEEWIEKLSKLGCLNVEMESSALYTVCHRRKVRGAMISAVSGNIVTGEVIYETENTGLASGWDDEIRVVLEAIYRFHKENRQDIPL; this comes from the coding sequence ATGTCATTAAATAAAGATGAAAAAACCATTGGAAAAAGACAGTACCACATTCATTTAAGTCCCGGAGATATCGGTGAATATGTTTTGCTTCCAGGCGATCCGGCCCGTTCTGACCGGGTGGCAAAGCACCTGGAAAATGCTGAACTGATTGCCAATAACCGGGAGCACCGAACCTTTACAGGTTATTATAAAGGGGTAAAGATTTCCGTCACCTCTACGGGAATGGGCTGCCCTTCGGCAGCCATTGCAGCAGAAGAACTGATCAATATCGGCGCAAAATGCCTCATCAGGATCGGAAGCAGCGCGGCCTTGCAGGAAGGAATAAAAATAGGCGACTTAATGATCTCCACCGCATCCATGAAAAACGAAGGCACCTCCAGATTTTACGTGCCGGACTGTTTCCCGGCTGTACCGGATTTTGACTTGACAAGAGTGCTGATCGATACGGCAAAGGATCTAAAGGAGGAGATTTCCGGCAGCATCTATTACGGCATCAATGCCAGTGATGACGCGTTCTATGGAGAAACAGAGGAATGGATTGAAAAACTGTCAAAGCTTGGCTGCTTAAATGTTGAGATGGAAAGCTCTGCCCTTTATACAGTCTGCCATCGCAGGAAGGTAAGAGGAGCCATGATCAGTGCCGTCTCCGGCAACATTGTCACAGGTGAAGTGATCTATGAAACGGAGAATACAGGGCTGGCATCCGGCTGGGATGATGAGATCCGTGTGGTGCTGGAGGCAATTTACCGTTTCCATAAGGAAAACCGGCAGGATATTCCATTATAA
- a CDS encoding ABC transporter permease, with translation MIDYSFIVDFLFMWIRVATPILLTALGAVICERTGVVNLGLDGIMLISALFGVLGSAWGGNLFWGIVAGVGAALVVSGVFAYFHLMLKANAVLCGTAINTIAGGLTVFVLQLATGEKGSSSSLKSYSFPAVRIPVIKDIPVLGDILSGHNVVTYFAFLMVIVISVFLYRTPMGLRMRAVGENPSAASSVGQNVVKIRFLAILLCGVMAGMGGMYLSMGYLSMFTRDMVAGRGFIALAACAMGQASPVGALISSMVFSFFDGLSNILQLLQIPSEFVQMLPYGATILGLTIYSIQKQRQKNKRNREMQQNVIK, from the coding sequence ATGATTGATTATTCATTTATCGTGGATTTCCTTTTTATGTGGATCCGTGTGGCAACTCCTATTTTACTCACTGCCCTGGGTGCGGTGATCTGCGAAAGAACGGGAGTGGTCAATCTTGGATTGGACGGAATCATGCTTATTTCGGCCCTGTTCGGGGTTTTAGGAAGCGCCTGGGGAGGTAATCTGTTTTGGGGGATCGTTGCAGGCGTTGGTGCTGCCCTGGTTGTAAGCGGGGTTTTTGCATACTTTCATCTGATGTTAAAGGCTAACGCCGTTTTGTGCGGCACGGCAATCAACACCATTGCAGGCGGGCTCACGGTCTTTGTGCTCCAGCTGGCAACAGGAGAAAAAGGGTCCAGTTCATCCTTAAAAAGCTATAGTTTTCCGGCAGTCCGCATTCCTGTTATAAAGGATATTCCCGTGCTGGGAGATATTTTATCCGGCCACAATGTGGTTACATACTTTGCCTTTCTCATGGTGATCGTGATTTCGGTATTTTTATACCGTACTCCAATGGGACTTCGGATGAGGGCCGTAGGGGAAAATCCCAGCGCAGCTTCCAGCGTTGGGCAGAATGTGGTTAAGATCCGGTTTTTGGCCATTTTATTATGCGGTGTAATGGCAGGAATGGGAGGAATGTATTTATCCATGGGCTACTTATCCATGTTTACCAGGGACATGGTGGCAGGCCGGGGTTTTATCGCACTTGCCGCCTGCGCCATGGGACAGGCAAGCCCTGTGGGAGCCTTGATCTCCTCCATGGTGTTTTCCTTCTTTGACGGCCTTTCCAATATCCTGCAGCTTTTACAGATCCCGTCGGAATTTGTACAGATGCTGCCTTATGGGGCCACCATTTTAGGCCTGACCATTTACTCGATCCAAAAACAGAGACAGAAAAATAAGAGAAATAGGGAGATGCAGCAAAATGTCATTAAATAA
- a CDS encoding ABC transporter permease, with protein sequence MDSNKRIHLIVDLTKLLITILVSCGLVTAIVLGTSSEPMNAFFSFFVGPFTSFRRIGNIVEAASPLMFTALAVILIFGAGQFSMIAEGAFFIGTLGAMMIATSVPLPAGIHSAVALLAAAAMGAAVALIPALLKMKWQVSEVVTSLMLNYIVQFFAIYMVSYYFREISSSSLASIAFLDTSLLPVIIGGTRIHVGIVLAVVLCLSTYFLLFRTTFGMKLRIVGNNPKFANYSGIKVTGVMVASQVIAGALAGVGGGAELLGMYTRFKWTASPGYGWTGIAVALLARNNPLLVPLAALFMGYLNVGANIMARNSDVSSEVVKIIQGVMILMIAAEALLKKWKQKMIVEAAKAETGMKHPAGIPLCPKSVEGNNERRNSK encoded by the coding sequence ATGGACAGTAACAAACGAATTCACTTAATCGTGGATCTAACAAAGCTGCTGATCACAATTTTGGTATCCTGCGGTCTGGTCACTGCGATTGTATTAGGAACCAGTTCTGAGCCAATGAACGCTTTTTTCAGCTTTTTTGTCGGTCCCTTCACTTCCTTCCGCCGTATCGGAAACATTGTGGAGGCAGCCTCTCCGTTAATGTTTACGGCCCTGGCCGTTATATTGATCTTCGGAGCCGGACAGTTCTCCATGATCGCAGAGGGCGCTTTTTTCATCGGGACTCTTGGTGCAATGATGATTGCCACCTCCGTGCCGCTGCCTGCGGGAATCCATTCGGCGGTTGCACTGCTGGCGGCGGCGGCCATGGGTGCTGCCGTGGCCCTGATCCCAGCTCTGCTAAAAATGAAATGGCAGGTTTCAGAAGTGGTGACCTCGTTGATGCTCAATTATATCGTCCAGTTTTTTGCAATCTACATGGTGAGCTATTATTTCCGTGAGATCAGCAGTTCAAGCCTGGCCTCCATTGCATTTCTGGACACCTCCCTGCTTCCGGTGATCATAGGCGGCACCAGGATTCACGTCGGAATCGTCCTTGCGGTCGTTCTTTGCCTGTCCACTTATTTCCTGCTTTTTCGCACTACCTTTGGAATGAAGCTGAGAATTGTAGGAAACAACCCCAAGTTTGCAAATTACTCGGGAATAAAGGTCACCGGCGTTATGGTGGCCTCCCAGGTAATTGCCGGAGCCCTTGCAGGAGTGGGAGGCGGCGCGGAGCTTTTGGGCATGTACACCCGTTTTAAATGGACCGCAAGCCCCGGATATGGCTGGACCGGAATTGCCGTGGCCCTGCTTGCAAGAAACAATCCCCTTCTGGTGCCTCTGGCAGCCCTTTTCATGGGATATCTCAATGTTGGGGCAAACATTATGGCAAGAAACAGCGATGTCAGCAGCGAAGTGGTAAAGATCATCCAGGGAGTCATGATACTGATGATTGCAGCCGAGGCTCTGCTTAAGAAGTGGAAGCAGAAAATGATCGTAGAGGCTGCAAAGGCAGAAACAGGAATGAAACACCCTGCGGGTATACCACTATGTCCAAAAAGCGTGGAGGGTAATAATGAAAGGAGAAATAGTAAATGA
- a CDS encoding ABC transporter ATP-binding protein produces MEERKEVLRVENIVKVYSNGVMANKGINFSVHAGEIHALSGENGAGKSTLMKIIFGEEQPTSGDIYVNGVKTIITSPQLAISLGIGMVHQHFMLVPSLTVAENVILGVEPTKGLLINRKNAHKQVEEMADKFNMQVSPRARIEELTVGQKQKVEILKALFRGAKILILDEPTAVLTPQETTELFEELKRLKNSGYTIIFISHKLNEVKELCDRISIIRQGRSMGLYDMKDVTEQDISNLMVGRDVILNIEKNPPKIGKPTIKVKNLSIAGENGKTYVNNLSFLLREGEILGIAGVEGNGQSELAEALTGLRKYNSGSIKLCGKEISGCSIRDIRALSVSHIPEDRMTTGVASALSITENTLSDKISSKQFSKRGIIDKRRVKQYGQDMVRDYQVLCKNPDVRIDSLSGGNIQKAVLARELSSDPKVIIANQPTRGVDVGATEFIRRRLIKMRDSKKSVLLISSDLNEVLGLSDSIIVMHEGQIVAYFPDAGKISELELGKYMLGIEKQSDAEIKEVCHGQ; encoded by the coding sequence ATGGAAGAGAGAAAAGAAGTATTGCGGGTGGAAAATATTGTTAAAGTATACTCCAACGGCGTAATGGCGAATAAGGGGATCAACTTCTCCGTTCATGCCGGAGAGATCCATGCCCTGTCCGGAGAAAACGGGGCGGGAAAATCCACTTTAATGAAAATCATTTTTGGCGAAGAACAGCCGACCTCAGGAGATATCTACGTCAATGGTGTGAAAACCATCATTACTTCTCCCCAATTAGCCATCAGCCTGGGGATCGGAATGGTACACCAGCATTTCATGCTGGTTCCCTCGCTAACGGTTGCGGAGAATGTCATCCTGGGGGTTGAACCTACAAAGGGTCTGCTGATCAACAGAAAGAATGCTCACAAGCAGGTGGAAGAGATGGCGGATAAGTTTAACATGCAGGTGAGTCCCAGGGCAAGGATTGAGGAGCTGACAGTGGGTCAGAAGCAAAAGGTGGAGATATTAAAGGCATTGTTTCGCGGGGCGAAAATACTCATTCTGGATGAGCCTACTGCAGTACTCACTCCACAGGAAACCACGGAATTATTTGAGGAGCTGAAAAGGCTTAAAAACAGCGGCTATACCATAATTTTCATTTCCCATAAGCTGAACGAAGTAAAAGAGCTGTGCGACAGGATCTCCATCATCCGCCAGGGAAGGTCCATGGGCCTGTATGATATGAAAGATGTGACGGAACAGGACATCTCCAACCTCATGGTGGGAAGAGACGTAATTTTAAACATAGAGAAAAACCCGCCAAAGATCGGCAAACCCACCATTAAGGTAAAGAATTTATCCATTGCCGGTGAGAATGGGAAAACTTATGTAAACAATTTATCCTTTCTTTTAAGAGAAGGGGAGATCCTTGGGATCGCAGGCGTGGAGGGCAACGGCCAGTCAGAACTGGCGGAGGCTCTGACAGGGCTTCGTAAATATAATTCCGGTTCCATTAAACTGTGCGGCAAGGAGATTTCCGGATGCAGCATCCGGGATATACGGGCCCTTTCTGTTTCCCACATTCCGGAAGACCGCATGACAACAGGCGTGGCTTCAGCTCTTTCCATTACGGAAAATACTCTTTCAGATAAAATTTCCTCTAAGCAGTTTTCAAAGCGCGGGATCATTGATAAACGCAGAGTAAAGCAATACGGCCAGGATATGGTAAGAGATTATCAGGTGCTGTGCAAGAATCCCGATGTGAGGATCGACAGCCTTTCAGGCGGAAATATCCAAAAGGCAGTGCTGGCGAGAGAATTGTCCAGCGATCCCAAGGTCATCATTGCCAACCAGCCTACCAGGGGCGTGGATGTGGGCGCCACCGAATTCATCCGGAGAAGGCTGATTAAAATGAGAGACAGCAAGAAATCCGTATTGCTCATCAGCTCGGACCTAAATGAGGTGCTGGGGTTATCCGACAGCATCATTGTCATGCATGAAGGCCAGATCGTGGCGTATTTTCCTGATGCAGGGAAGATCAGTGAGCTGGAACTGGGAAAATATATGCTTGGAATTGAAAAGCAGTCTGATGCAGAGATAAAGGAGGTATGTCATGGACAGTAA
- a CDS encoding BMP family lipoprotein, which produces MKKTLSLIMAGVLTCTMLTACGKTNNGAQSTGGAQEQTKETDGAKEEKASEKPLKAVYLVNGNLGDKGFYDSAASGLYRMRDELGADIKVVEMGRDETSYEGHFTDVSEQDWDVIIAGTWSVKEVAQNTAAQYPDKKYIFFDSDVDRDVVTEGNMMGITYNSNQGSFLAGVLAAQMLDSGDAKIDASKRTLGFIGSMDVANINDFLVGYLEGVKYVDPSIKVIPSYVGSFEDVPKCLEMTTQLYNQGAQIVYAPASQSILGAATAASNVDKYLIACDQDLYTQLKETNPDIAKNILTSTLKNVGDSLVTAAKGLIDGSMTCDETYALGLDSGAVGLAQNDNFNSIVTEDIKKNLEAVRDKIIKGEITVGSAMKMTTEEVSALRDSMK; this is translated from the coding sequence ATGAAAAAAACGTTAAGTCTGATTATGGCAGGAGTTCTTACCTGCACCATGCTCACCGCATGCGGCAAAACAAATAACGGCGCACAGAGTACCGGCGGAGCACAGGAGCAAACAAAGGAGACAGATGGGGCAAAGGAGGAGAAGGCATCGGAAAAGCCATTGAAAGCTGTGTACCTGGTAAACGGAAATTTGGGAGATAAAGGCTTTTATGATTCAGCAGCCAGCGGCCTTTACCGCATGAGAGATGAGCTTGGGGCAGATATCAAGGTGGTTGAAATGGGCCGTGATGAAACCAGCTATGAAGGCCATTTTACAGATGTATCCGAGCAGGATTGGGATGTCATCATCGCGGGTACCTGGTCGGTAAAAGAGGTGGCGCAGAATACGGCAGCCCAGTATCCTGACAAAAAGTATATTTTCTTTGACAGCGATGTGGACCGGGACGTGGTGACAGAAGGAAATATGATGGGAATTACATACAATTCCAATCAGGGCTCCTTCCTGGCAGGCGTTCTGGCAGCCCAGATGCTTGATTCCGGAGATGCAAAGATCGATGCCTCCAAGAGAACCTTGGGCTTTATCGGTTCCATGGACGTGGCAAATATCAATGACTTCCTGGTAGGATATTTAGAAGGTGTGAAATATGTAGATCCAAGCATCAAGGTGATCCCTTCCTATGTGGGTTCCTTTGAGGATGTTCCCAAATGTCTTGAAATGACCACTCAGTTATATAACCAGGGCGCGCAGATCGTATATGCACCGGCTTCCCAGAGTATTCTTGGTGCGGCAACAGCGGCCAGCAACGTTGATAAATACTTAATCGCCTGTGACCAGGATTTATATACCCAGTTAAAGGAAACCAATCCTGACATCGCAAAGAACATCCTCACATCGACCTTAAAGAATGTGGGCGATTCCCTGGTGACAGCGGCAAAAGGTCTCATAGACGGTTCCATGACCTGTGACGAGACCTATGCCCTGGGCCTTGACAGCGGTGCAGTTGGTCTGGCTCAGAATGATAATTTTAACTCCATCGTTACGGAGGATATCAAGAAGAATCTTGAAGCAGTGAGGGACAAGATCATCAAGGGTGAAATCACAGTAGGAAGCGCCATGAAGATGACGACGGAAGAAGTCTCCGCATTGCGTGACAGCATGAAATAA
- a CDS encoding GntR family transcriptional regulator yields the protein MMDYNKLPLLGEDISESLVIPNYVKIYDIIFNLIVEGVIKAGDVVPSENKLADYWKVSRGTVRMAMRKLEEDGYINKTQGKQAVVATHALQYKDGFQWLFNPCIENCVDTIDEIRISAQYQPCGVYVAHELGHKKPGDLMVLNNTNYFSNGRQMANTVTIFDAEYIEKYQLDINDTEKIREFSVYGLYRLAKRAKTVFNVLNADADSYIEGINKNEPVIIVEEILVDEGDRPLSYVKHQLLGSKYRFSMERKSHL from the coding sequence ATGATGGACTACAATAAACTGCCGCTTTTGGGAGAAGACATTTCAGAAAGCCTGGTGATACCTAATTACGTAAAAATTTATGATATTATTTTTAATCTGATCGTAGAAGGCGTGATCAAGGCAGGGGATGTTGTTCCAAGTGAAAATAAACTGGCTGATTACTGGAAGGTCAGCCGCGGCACAGTCAGAATGGCTATGAGAAAGCTGGAAGAGGATGGATACATAAATAAGACCCAGGGAAAGCAGGCGGTGGTTGCAACCCATGCGCTGCAATATAAGGATGGCTTCCAGTGGCTGTTTAACCCGTGTATTGAGAACTGTGTGGATACCATTGATGAAATCAGGATTTCCGCCCAGTACCAGCCTTGCGGCGTTTACGTTGCCCATGAGCTGGGACATAAAAAGCCCGGTGATTTAATGGTTCTTAACAACACCAATTATTTTTCCAATGGACGGCAGATGGCAAACACGGTCACCATCTTTGATGCGGAATACATTGAGAAATACCAGCTTGATATAAATGATACGGAAAAGATCAGGGAATTCAGCGTTTATGGGCTGTACCGGCTGGCAAAGCGGGCCAAAACCGTATTCAATGTATTGAACGCGGATGCAGATTCCTATATTGAGGGCATCAACAAAAATGAACCTGTCATCATTGTGGAAGAGATCCTGGTGGATGAAGGGGACAGGCCCCTTAGCTATGTCAAGCACCAGCTTCTGGGAAGCAAATACCGTTTTTCCATGGAGCGTAAGTCTCACTTGTAA
- a CDS encoding nucleoside phosphorylase gives MEKLKMMHIGISKGDVGRYVFLPGSPERAEKIASYFDNPREIAYNREFRTFAGELDGTRVAVTSTGIGGPSAAIAMEELYQCGADTMLRIGSGASTSKKVKTGDIVIPNGAVRMEGVGNHYLPVEFPAVPDFSMIKELEAASKRLDMPCNVGVTITKASFYSQTQPEKKPVKDEILHKWSSYEAGGATSTSMECSTLFLVAASLGIRAASVLVSATDYKSTSAEDRVPLTELENRVILVGIEAMRAIIKNDLVG, from the coding sequence ATGGAAAAATTGAAGATGATGCATATTGGAATCTCCAAAGGCGATGTAGGGCGGTATGTATTTTTGCCGGGAAGTCCGGAGAGGGCGGAAAAGATCGCCTCTTATTTTGATAACCCAAGGGAAATTGCATATAATCGGGAATTCAGGACCTTTGCAGGTGAGCTGGACGGAACTAGGGTGGCAGTAACCAGCACAGGTATTGGAGGGCCTTCCGCAGCCATTGCCATGGAGGAGCTTTACCAATGCGGTGCAGATACCATGCTTCGCATCGGCTCCGGTGCTTCCACTTCAAAAAAGGTAAAGACAGGTGACATTGTGATTCCAAATGGAGCAGTAAGGATGGAAGGCGTGGGCAATCATTACCTGCCTGTGGAATTTCCTGCAGTTCCGGATTTTTCCATGATCAAAGAACTGGAGGCAGCCTCCAAAAGGCTGGACATGCCCTGTAATGTGGGGGTCACGATCACAAAAGCCTCCTTTTACAGCCAGACCCAGCCGGAGAAAAAGCCGGTAAAGGATGAGATCCTTCATAAGTGGAGCTCATATGAGGCAGGCGGAGCCACCTCCACCAGCATGGAATGTTCCACCCTGTTTCTGGTTGCGGCCAGTCTGGGGATCCGGGCGGCCTCCGTATTAGTGAGCGCAACTGATTATAAAAGTACTTCGGCAGAGGACCGGGTACCTCTTACAGAGCTGGAAAACCGGGTGATCCTGGTTGGGATTGAGGCGATGAGAGCCATAATAAAAAATGATTTGGTGGGGTGA
- a CDS encoding Cof-type HAD-IIB family hydrolase: protein MSIRLIASDMDGTLLDPQTNISKANADAIRRLESAGIEFLICSGRDYEDARSAMESCDITCGYICLSGAAVYSQDGEILNEIPLTHQNLVDIERILTEQEVDMDILTSHGRYTTAPEDRRLEELYSFLSGRIGSPASISRELEDAVQKRMESTTFISSLKDLSEDITVFKICSNGLSVQKVAALKEIFAGYPDLAAASSFPNNIELTNQAAQKGPALKAYAESKGISLEDVMVLGDSDNDLSMFTPEFGWTVAMENAMSCIREAAKYHTKSNREDGVAWAIRRLVFQEDI from the coding sequence ATGAGCATCCGACTGATCGCCTCCGATATGGATGGCACCCTTTTAGACCCTCAGACCAATATTTCCAAAGCCAATGCAGATGCGATCCGCAGGCTTGAAAGCGCGGGCATAGAATTTTTAATCTGCAGCGGACGGGATTATGAAGACGCCAGATCCGCGATGGAGTCCTGTGACATCACATGCGGCTACATCTGTTTAAGCGGAGCTGCCGTATACAGTCAGGATGGCGAAATTTTAAATGAGATTCCTCTCACCCATCAGAATCTGGTCGATATTGAACGAATCCTTACAGAGCAGGAGGTGGATATGGATATCCTGACCTCCCATGGACGGTATACCACTGCCCCGGAAGACCGGAGACTGGAGGAATTGTACTCCTTTTTAAGCGGCAGGATCGGATCCCCTGCTTCCATTTCCAGAGAGCTTGAGGACGCCGTACAAAAGCGGATGGAATCCACAACATTTATTTCTTCGCTTAAGGATCTTTCTGAGGATATTACGGTATTTAAAATATGCAGCAACGGGCTTTCCGTCCAGAAGGTGGCCGCATTAAAGGAAATTTTCGCAGGTTATCCGGATCTGGCTGCGGCATCTTCCTTCCCCAACAACATTGAGCTGACCAACCAGGCAGCCCAGAAAGGGCCTGCCCTAAAAGCCTATGCAGAGAGCAAGGGAATTTCTCTTGAGGATGTAATGGTCCTTGGAGACAGCGACAATGACTTGTCCATGTTCACACCGGAATTCGGCTGGACCGTTGCCATGGAAAACGCCATGTCCTGCATCCGTGAGGCTGCAAAATACCATACGAAATCCAATAGGGAAGACGGGGTGGCCTGGGCCATACGCAGGCTTGTATTTCAGGAAGATATATAA
- a CDS encoding GntP family permease, with the protein MPMELVFLIGIAVLLILCIKVKANAFVALLVTGLIIGVLSGMSGSDTVEALTTGFSGTVKSIGIIIIFGIMLGNYLDAAKGTNRMALDAIRLVGQKRAGLAMAITGYIVSIPVFSDAAFVILTPLVKAINKKTRIPLAILAVSLSSGLLATHVYVPPTPGPLAAAGLLGIDIGEAILYGAFAAVFMTAFGWIFAELYFKKKPDSFYTFREGEVPEAVGDDADDTSGLPGTLASLLPLVVPILLIISKTTCDMLFPADSLVVTVTSFVGDSNIALALGAVLAIITLGRRMGGKKIIKVMDDTLKDAGPIVFITAAGGALGQVLKVSGAGDSLATMVINTGLPFILIPFVISGLLKVVQGSGTVAVTTAATLCAPIAASLGLNPILIFLASGAGARVCCHVNDSFFWVYTNCMGYDMKTGLKTLSISNIFMSIGGLVATFICSLWL; encoded by the coding sequence ATGCCAATGGAATTAGTTTTTTTAATTGGAATCGCAGTTTTGCTGATTTTATGTATTAAGGTTAAGGCAAATGCATTTGTTGCCTTATTAGTGACAGGTTTAATTATCGGCGTTCTATCTGGGATGTCCGGTTCTGACACAGTGGAAGCCTTAACCACCGGATTTTCCGGAACTGTAAAAAGCATTGGTATCATTATTATATTTGGAATTATGCTTGGCAACTACTTAGATGCCGCTAAGGGTACCAACCGCATGGCATTGGATGCGATTCGTCTGGTGGGGCAAAAGCGTGCCGGATTAGCAATGGCAATTACCGGCTATATCGTATCAATACCGGTATTTTCCGATGCTGCATTTGTGATTTTAACACCACTGGTAAAAGCAATCAATAAAAAGACCAGAATTCCTCTGGCCATTCTGGCAGTAAGTTTATCCTCAGGTCTTTTAGCTACTCACGTGTATGTGCCGCCGACACCCGGCCCCCTGGCAGCAGCAGGCCTTTTAGGTATTGACATTGGTGAGGCGATTTTGTATGGAGCTTTTGCCGCTGTATTTATGACGGCATTTGGCTGGATCTTTGCAGAATTATATTTTAAAAAGAAACCGGACAGTTTTTATACATTCCGTGAAGGAGAAGTGCCGGAAGCGGTTGGAGACGACGCGGACGATACCTCTGGTCTTCCAGGAACCCTGGCCAGCTTACTTCCCCTGGTTGTTCCGATTTTACTGATTATCTCTAAAACAACATGTGACATGTTATTTCCGGCAGACTCTTTGGTGGTAACGGTCACCTCTTTTGTTGGTGATTCCAATATAGCACTGGCATTGGGAGCAGTGCTGGCGATCATTACGTTAGGAAGGAGAATGGGCGGTAAAAAAATTATTAAGGTAATGGATGACACATTAAAAGATGCAGGCCCTATCGTATTTATCACGGCAGCCGGCGGCGCGTTAGGACAGGTGTTAAAGGTTTCAGGTGCAGGAGACAGTCTTGCAACTATGGTAATTAATACAGGACTGCCATTTATCCTGATTCCTTTCGTGATTTCCGGATTGTTAAAAGTAGTACAGGGTTCCGGTACAGTTGCAGTGACGACCGCAGCAACACTTTGTGCACCAATTGCCGCCAGCCTTGGTTTGAATCCGATCCTGATTTTTCTTGCGTCCGGTGCAGGGGCACGTGTTTGCTGCCATGTAAACGACAGCTTCTTCTGGGTGTATACGAATTGTATGGGATATGATATGAAAACAGGGTTAAAGACATTATCGATTTCTAATATATTTATGTCCATAGGTGGTTTGGTCGCAACATTTATCTGCAGTTTATGGTTATAG
- a CDS encoding 3-isopropylmalate dehydratase produces the protein MKTQISGKVTVVGSNIDTDQIYPGRFLAITDGKEIGSHCLAGVDESIAENFPEGGIVVAGTNFGCGSSREHAPIALLNMGASAVVAESFARIFFRNSINLGLPLIICKGISKKVKDGQTIMVDIRKGTVTIEETYEELICDRLGDQAMKILEAGGIKPMMRARFGGKE, from the coding sequence ATGAAAACACAGATATCAGGAAAAGTTACAGTTGTTGGCAGCAATATTGATACGGATCAAATATACCCGGGGCGTTTTCTGGCTATCACAGATGGAAAAGAAATCGGCAGCCATTGCCTTGCCGGCGTTGATGAGTCAATAGCTGAAAATTTCCCGGAGGGCGGAATTGTTGTAGCCGGAACCAACTTTGGCTGCGGTTCAAGCCGGGAACATGCGCCGATCGCATTGCTTAATATGGGGGCTTCGGCAGTAGTTGCAGAATCCTTTGCAAGAATTTTTTTCCGTAATTCTATAAATCTGGGACTTCCCCTGATTATATGTAAGGGAATCAGCAAAAAAGTTAAAGATGGTCAGACGATAATGGTGGATATCCGGAAAGGTACGGTTACCATCGAGGAAACGTATGAAGAACTCATTTGCGACAGACTGGGCGATCAGGCAATGAAAATATTAGAAGCCGGAGGAATCAAGCCAATGATGCGTGCCAGATTCGGTGGAAAAGAGTGA